DNA sequence from the Sulfuricurvum sp. genome:
CTGTAGCCTTATTATCAATCTGAATTCCTTTATTGTGAAGTGCTTTTAACATGGAATCCTCAAAGTCCTTTTTGAGCATATCATGCATCACGTAAGTGACTTTTACCGATTTTGGCTTTCCTATTTTTATCTCTTTTGATGCTTTGGCAAATGCCATATCATATCCCGCATTTAGGATCGATGTGGTTATTAATAACACCGATACAAATTTTGTCATGACTCTTTTTTCTCCCGTTGTTTTTAAATTATATACTACATTCCACTGATTGTTCCAGACATACGTTCTAGCATCTCAGACACTTATGTATCTTCAAATCGTTGAGGGTATTGTTCAAGATTCATGCAATGGAATTTGTATTGATATGACTCTTTCATATCTTATGTATGTGATAAAATTATAATATTGATATAAATTATTTTATTTTTTAATCAAATTTATTCAGACATTCCATTGAATTTTCTTCTTTTTGAAGAAGTTCTTGACTAAGCTTTATTGAGTTTTCCATTTCTTTAATATCTCTTTTAAATTGTTCACTATTCGGAGCAATCCATTCGCCATAAATTTGACGATTTTTTTTGTTTACAATAAACATCTTCATTGGCTTTACAATTAATGAATGTGATATATCAACATCTGAATTTACTACACCTCGATTCACCTGAGTGTTATATGGTTCAGTTCGAATTAGCTGGCTACTCAAGTCAGAAGTAATAATCATTCTTAATTTTAAAAAATCTTTTTCAAATAAATAAGTTTTTTTATCCATTGGAATTGAAGCTTTAAAAAGTTTTCCAATAATTGGCAATGGTGTTCGTTGTTCTTTGTTGTACAGTATAGCGATTGCATTGTATTCATGATAACTATAAAATACCTTAAAGCCAGCCTGACTAAAGCCTTCCAATTTTGGAGCTTGATTGTTGATATTTTCTACTTTCTCTACTGTTGCCAAAATGGCATTTCCGTCAATAACTTGAATTGGAATATTAACCCAAGCCAAGGATGTTGAGTCATCATAACTTAAAAAATCTGTTAAATTTATATCTAATACAACTCGTTCTCCTGCAAGAACCTCATTTTTATACTTAAGTTTTTTATCATACTCTTTTGGGGTTTTTGAAAGATCTGGTTTTGTTGAATAAAAAAAATCTTTTGCTGATATTCCATCCACATCTACATATTTTTCTGCCTCTATTGTTTCATTTGTTGTCAACTTTTGAAATTCTAAATTTAGCTTATTGTATTTTGCTCGTTCTTCTTCTAGTATTGATTTATAATGATTTACCATCCATTTTAGGTCATTCTTAATCAATAAAATAAAGTTTCTTTTATTTTCAGGCAATTTATTTTTCTCTAAATCTAACTTATATCTATAAAGATTTTGATTTACACATGCTTTTTCTTCAGGAGTTTTAAAATATTTTTCTTTTAAAGATTCACTTATTGCAAACCTTTCACTATCGTTGACACCTACTAGATTGGCACAACCCGATAAAATAACTATGGCTGCTGCCACCCCAATTAAACTTAATCTCTTCATCAAACTTCTCCTAAGTTAAGCTATCTATTAAATGTGTCTAAATTATAACTGCCCTTTTCTTTTTACTCACTTAATAGTGATTGTTATTAGATGGTCAATTTAATTAAAATCAATCATCTTATAGTGAGCGATGGTTGATATGTCCAAAGAAGAACATTTGGTTGTTAAAGCGTATTATGATGCCTTAACACAGCATGTCAAAACATTACGTAAAGAGCGTAAAATTAGTCAGCTTAAACTGGCTAATATTCTTGGCCACAACTCCACTTCGTTTGTTGCGCGTATTGAGCTTCGTCAAAACCAAGCCAATTACAATCTTGCCCATTTGGTGATCTTAGCCAAAGAGTGGAATCTTGGAATCCACGAGATGCTCCCACCCCTATAGACCTAAACCTACAGTCTGATATTACTACTTCATTGCGTTATGCTCCTTGTTCATCAGCGTGTAATTCTTTCCTATCACGAATACGTTTTTCATTTCTCTATCAAATTACACCTCCAAGAACAATACCCCTTATTATGCTTCGCCTTTACCCATTGCTCATAGGCAGATGTGGCTTGATGGGCATCATTGTACAGCTCGCAAATCACCCCAGTTGGTTTAAGCCGAAGGGTTGAACCATAGGTCCGTATCAACAGCCACTCCCCAAACAGATTGGGGATCAGTTCCAAGGTGTAGTAGCGCATCCTCCCCTTAACGCTGCGTGTCATGATCATCTTCATCGATCTGCTCCACTGACTTTGGATGGGTGTGTAGATCCTTATTGGATTCATCCTTTTGGTGGCGACGTTTATCCATTCGTGCAAACATCCAAGCCATCCATCCAAACAGAGCAACCAAAGAGAAGACACCTATGATAATCTGTACCGATAGCGGTATACAGTGCGGCTCACTTTTGCCAATAATCTCACAATGATCATTAAGGAGATCGATACCTCTGCTACCTTTGAAGAGATATTCCCCTTTATGTTCCCACCCTTGGCTTT
Encoded proteins:
- a CDS encoding molybdenum metabolism regulator → MRYYTLELIPNLFGEWLLIRTYGSTLRLKPTGVICELYNDAHQATSAYEQWVKAKHNKGYCSWRCNLIEK
- a CDS encoding transcriptional regulator; amino-acid sequence: MSKEEHLVVKAYYDALTQHVKTLRKERKISQLKLANILGHNSTSFVARIELRQNQANYNLAHLVILAKEWNLGIHEMLPPL